A window of the Deinococcus planocerae genome harbors these coding sequences:
- the lipB gene encoding lipoyl(octanoyl) transferase LipB produces the protein MRDALFDVLDLGVLPYREAWDVQHDVHARVSAGGRPTLLLVEHPPVLTLGRKAKEGTNIVVTREYLASQGIEVLEVERGGDVTYHGPGQLVAYAIFPVGRRVQDFLRLLERAVIGTLQGLGLPDARPNPGYAGVYVDPRTVNGREYEQKIASFGVAVQRNVALHGLALNVTTNLGHFDLIVPCGLSGTQMTSVEREYELRGIDRTASMDEAREALTRAFDTTFENYDWTLPALAGAGSER, from the coding sequence GTGAGAGACGCCTTGTTCGACGTGCTGGACCTGGGGGTGCTCCCCTACCGGGAGGCGTGGGACGTGCAGCATGACGTTCACGCGCGGGTGTCGGCGGGCGGGCGGCCCACCCTGCTCCTCGTCGAGCATCCGCCCGTGCTCACCCTGGGCCGCAAGGCGAAGGAGGGCACCAACATCGTCGTGACGCGCGAGTACCTCGCCTCCCAGGGGATCGAGGTGCTGGAGGTCGAGCGCGGCGGCGACGTGACGTACCACGGCCCCGGCCAGCTCGTCGCCTACGCAATCTTCCCGGTGGGGCGGCGGGTGCAAGATTTCCTGCGGCTTCTCGAACGGGCGGTGATCGGGACGCTGCAAGGGCTCGGCCTGCCCGACGCGCGGCCCAACCCCGGTTACGCGGGCGTGTACGTGGACCCCAGAACGGTCAACGGACGCGAGTACGAGCAGAAGATCGCCTCCTTCGGGGTGGCGGTGCAGCGGAACGTCGCCCTGCACGGTCTGGCGCTGAACGTCACCACCAACCTCGGGCACTTCGACCTGATCGTGCCCTGCGGCCTGAGCGGGACCCAGATGACGAGCGTGGAGCGGGAGTACGAGCTGCGCGGCATCGACCGGACGGCGAGCATGGACGAGGCGAGAGAGGCCCTCACCCGCGCCTTTGACACCACCTTCGAAAACTACGACTGGACGCTCCCGGCGCTCGCGGGGGCGGGGAGCGAACGATGA